The following coding sequences lie in one Ignavibacteria bacterium genomic window:
- a CDS encoding FtsW/RodA/SpoVE family cell cycle protein, whose amino-acid sequence MNLKYLSRIFYISILALIIVGSALVLSASSAYSALRFHDNLYRLFSAHIIRVVIAIFALVAFSVIPYELYKEYSKKIIIGAAGLLLLTLFIAPNVKGAGRWINLGLFSFQPSEIAKFMLIVHLAYLIEAKGDELKDYKNGFKYPLVWIIIIAGLIFVQPNVSTSLVVATIAFTLLFVGGAKISHIISTVGLAGIAAGCFMMMFHHSRQRILTFVSSMGSGSEINIQVAQGKIALGSGGLLGLGLGQSRQSDLFLPEAYGDFIFSILGEELGFIGVVFILLVYLVIFFAGIIIAKNAKDKFGQLLAFGISFTIIISAFINAAVVTGIFPTTGIPLPFISYGGTSIIFMCGAAGVIVNIAVRSHKAKTAKAAVSK is encoded by the coding sequence ATGAATCTGAAATATTTAAGCAGAATATTCTATATCTCGATACTGGCCTTAATCATTGTAGGTTCAGCCCTGGTCTTGAGTGCCAGCAGCGCTTACAGTGCATTAAGGTTCCATGACAACCTTTACAGGCTGTTTTCTGCTCATATTATCAGGGTGGTTATTGCAATTTTCGCTCTTGTTGCCTTCTCGGTTATTCCTTATGAGCTTTATAAGGAGTACAGCAAGAAAATTATTATTGGGGCTGCGGGTCTGCTTCTGCTGACACTTTTTATCGCCCCGAACGTCAAGGGAGCAGGCAGATGGATTAACCTGGGGCTGTTTTCCTTTCAGCCTTCTGAAATAGCCAAGTTTATGCTCATTGTCCACCTGGCTTACCTGATCGAGGCTAAGGGTGATGAACTAAAGGATTACAAGAACGGCTTTAAGTATCCTCTCGTTTGGATCATAATAATAGCAGGACTCATATTCGTCCAGCCTAACGTCAGTACGAGCCTTGTTGTGGCAACAATTGCCTTTACGCTTCTTTTTGTAGGCGGGGCAAAGATTTCACACATTATATCGACTGTTGGCCTTGCCGGAATTGCTGCCGGATGCTTTATGATGATGTTTCATCACTCCAGGCAGAGAATACTGACCTTTGTAAGCAGTATGGGAAGCGGAAGTGAAATTAACATTCAGGTGGCACAGGGTAAAATTGCCCTCGGCAGCGGCGGCCTTTTGGGCCTGGGCTTGGGGCAAAGCCGCCAAAGCGACCTGTTTTTGCCCGAGGCATACGGAGATTTTATTTTCTCGATCCTTGGCGAGGAGTTAGGCTTTATAGGAGTTGTATTTATACTTCTGGTTTACCTGGTTATTTTCTTTGCCGGCATCATAATAGCCAAGAATGCAAAGGACAAGTTCGGTCAGCTCCTGGCTTTTGGAATAAGTTTTACAATTATAATTAGTGCTTTTATTAATGCTGCAGTGGTAACAGGAATTTTCCCCACAACGGGAATTCCGCTTCCTTTTATAAGCTATGGCGGAACTTCAATCATATTCATGTGCGGGGCTGCAGGCGTTATAGTTAACATAGCAGTAAGGTCACACAAAGCAAAAACAGCTAAAGCAGCAGTAAGTAAATGA
- the murD gene encoding UDP-N-acetylmuramoyl-L-alanine--D-glutamate ligase, whose protein sequence is MNVTGKKISIIGAVRSGLGAARLIKTLGGLAFVSDSAPKEKIQKNLEILDSENIPYEFGGHTERVFDCEFMITSPGVPSNSEILQAARQKGIKVISEVEFASNFCKGKIISITGTNGKTTTTSLCAHVLNECGLKTHLAGNIGIAFSEVVLNVKEDECVALETSSFQLDHVDTFKPYVSTILNITPDHLDRYDHNLQNYINSKLNVFKNQDDGDFLILNADDERTPEDISNTKVNRFYFSLKKEISNGATLEDSKMVFRRNGNVEFSCKVEEFSLVGEHNYANAMAVIIIAKIFNLDNDKIKSALGNFPGVEHRLEFVRELDGVKYINDSKATNVDSVWYALRSFEEPIFLILGGKDKGNDYNQIKDLVVKKVKKIYAIGSSADKVFNFFHSLVKVEVKKSLEECVSTASSEARENDVVLLSPACASFDMFNDYEHRGRVFKEAVNKL, encoded by the coding sequence ATTAACGTAACGGGAAAGAAAATAAGCATTATAGGCGCTGTAAGAAGCGGACTTGGTGCTGCCAGGCTCATTAAGACTCTTGGCGGCCTTGCATTTGTAAGCGACTCTGCTCCAAAGGAGAAAATCCAGAAGAATCTCGAGATCCTTGACAGCGAAAATATTCCTTATGAATTCGGCGGGCATACCGAAAGGGTATTTGACTGCGAATTTATGATTACTTCTCCCGGTGTGCCTTCAAATTCCGAGATCCTCCAGGCGGCAAGGCAAAAGGGGATTAAAGTAATCAGCGAAGTTGAATTTGCCTCCAATTTCTGCAAGGGAAAGATAATTTCAATTACAGGAACAAACGGCAAAACCACTACAACAAGCCTTTGCGCACACGTCCTGAATGAATGCGGACTTAAGACACATTTGGCAGGTAATATTGGTATTGCATTTTCTGAGGTGGTCCTGAACGTTAAGGAAGATGAATGCGTGGCTCTCGAAACCTCAAGCTTTCAGCTGGATCACGTAGACACTTTTAAGCCTTATGTTTCAACTATACTGAATATTACGCCGGACCATCTGGACCGTTATGACCATAACCTCCAGAACTATATAAATTCGAAATTGAACGTATTTAAGAATCAGGACGATGGTGACTTCCTTATATTGAATGCAGATGATGAAAGGACGCCTGAAGACATCAGCAACACTAAGGTCAACAGGTTCTATTTCTCCCTGAAGAAAGAAATATCCAACGGTGCCACGCTTGAGGACAGCAAAATGGTCTTCAGGCGCAATGGAAACGTTGAGTTCAGCTGCAAGGTTGAGGAATTCAGCCTGGTCGGAGAACATAATTACGCCAATGCGATGGCTGTGATTATTATTGCAAAGATATTTAACCTCGATAACGATAAAATAAAGTCCGCACTCGGAAATTTCCCGGGCGTTGAACACCGCCTGGAATTTGTCCGCGAGCTGGACGGCGTGAAATATATAAACGATTCCAAGGCTACCAACGTGGACTCGGTCTGGTATGCTTTAAGAAGCTTTGAAGAGCCGATTTTCCTTATCCTGGGCGGAAAGGATAAGGGAAATGACTATAACCAGATAAAAGACCTCGTGGTAAAAAAAGTTAAAAAGATCTACGCCATCGGCTCATCGGCCGATAAGGTGTTTAATTTCTTCCACAGCCTTGTGAAAGTGGAAGTCAAGAAGTCTTTAGAAGAGTGCGTCTCAACGGCAAGCAGTGAGGCCAGGGAAAACGACGTGGTGCTCCTTTCGCCTGCCTGCGCAAGCTTTGATATGTTTAATGATTATGAACACAGAGGCCGGGTATTTAAAGAAGCAGTAAATAAACTATGA
- the murG gene encoding undecaprenyldiphospho-muramoylpentapeptide beta-N-acetylglucosaminyltransferase — protein sequence MKKTETKYRFLFAGGGTGGHLFPAIAVAEKIKMLKPEAEFLFVGTKAKIEAVVVPKLGYNFKTIWIKGFARRFDLQNVLFPLKFVVSMLQSLWINVGFKPRVAIGSGGYVSGPAVWGASVMGAKVILLEQNSYPGITTRLLEKKATEIHLSFEDSKKYLKDPSKLYVTGNPVRSSLRLEEKSLALGKFNLLEGKKTLLVLGGSLGARSVNEAVAKAIPQLAEKGIQVIWQTGKNYYETYKHLQPPTVWINPFIEDMGAAFSACDLLISRAGATTIAEITMLGIPTIFVPSPNVAANHQYLNAKSLSDRDAAILQADNKASEELAGKVLDVIFDDLRLGQLSANIKMFAKPDAALIVAQNAIKLAESL from the coding sequence ATGAAAAAAACAGAAACAAAATACAGGTTTTTATTTGCCGGTGGAGGTACGGGCGGACATCTTTTCCCGGCTATTGCTGTTGCTGAAAAGATTAAAATGCTTAAGCCCGAGGCAGAGTTCCTTTTTGTTGGAACTAAGGCCAAAATTGAAGCTGTGGTTGTGCCAAAACTGGGCTACAACTTTAAGACGATCTGGATCAAGGGCTTTGCCCGCAGGTTTGACCTCCAGAATGTCCTTTTCCCGCTGAAGTTTGTGGTCTCAATGCTGCAGTCGCTCTGGATAAATGTAGGTTTTAAGCCCCGGGTTGCCATTGGCTCCGGTGGTTACGTTTCTGGCCCCGCAGTCTGGGGAGCCAGTGTAATGGGTGCAAAGGTAATTCTGCTCGAACAGAACAGCTACCCTGGCATAACTACAAGGCTCCTGGAGAAGAAGGCCACTGAAATACACTTAAGCTTTGAGGATTCCAAAAAATACTTAAAGGATCCATCAAAACTTTATGTCACGGGTAACCCTGTTCGCTCAAGCCTGAGGCTTGAAGAAAAGTCCCTGGCCCTCGGGAAGTTCAACCTCCTTGAAGGGAAGAAAACGCTGCTCGTTCTTGGCGGCAGCCTGGGGGCAAGGTCGGTTAATGAGGCGGTTGCAAAGGCAATTCCTCAGCTCGCGGAGAAGGGTATACAGGTAATCTGGCAGACTGGTAAGAATTATTATGAAACCTATAAGCATCTTCAGCCCCCAACGGTCTGGATCAACCCTTTTATTGAGGATATGGGTGCCGCGTTTTCAGCCTGCGACCTTCTGATTTCAAGAGCCGGCGCAACGACAATTGCAGAGATTACGATGCTTGGTATACCGACAATATTTGTCCCGTCGCCGAACGTGGCGGCAAACCATCAGTACCTGAATGCAAAGAGCCTTTCGGACAGGGATGCTGCAATCCTGCAGGCCGACAATAAGGCCTCTGAAGAGCTTGCTGGAAAAGTGCTGGACGTGATTTTTGATGATTTGAGGCTCGGACAACTTTCAGCTAATATAAAAATGTTTGCTAAACCTGATGCTGCTCTAATAGTGGCTCAAAATGCAATTAAGCTGGCGGAGTCTTTATGA
- a CDS encoding UDP-N-acetylmuramate--L-alanine ligase, with translation MFKNIKKVHFVGIGGIGMSGIAEILLNRGFQISGSDRALTDITERLRSLGVEIYEGHSADNLKDVDVLVYSSAVSIDNPEVASAIERKIPIIKRSEMLAECMRMQYGIGIAGTHGKTTTTSMVGLVLTEGGIDPTIIVGGKLSSLGGTNARLGKGEYIVVEADEFDRTFLKLTPTIAALTTLEKEHLDTYKDLDDIKSAFVEFANKVPFYGFVVLCMDEPALQDILPMINKKVFTYGLTSQADIRAIDIKHNEYSSTYNVKYKGKMLGEIRLNIPGVHNIKNSLVAVTIATELGIDFKTIQKSLESFSGVYRRFETKYNEDLLVIDDYAHHPTEVNATLSGVRSGWDRRLVAVFQPHLFTRTRDFASEFGRSFLNSDIFICTDVYPAREKPIEGITGEIIAQAAKKFGHKNVLYVQDKEKIPEVLMNLKKDGDIIVTMGAGDIWKYGEKFIQLLNGNKSPESNESKK, from the coding sequence ATGTTTAAGAATATAAAGAAAGTGCATTTTGTAGGCATCGGCGGAATCGGCATGAGCGGAATTGCTGAAATCCTCTTAAACCGTGGTTTTCAGATCTCGGGAAGTGACAGGGCTCTGACCGATATTACTGAAAGATTAAGAAGCCTGGGCGTTGAAATTTATGAAGGGCACTCGGCAGATAACCTCAAAGATGTTGACGTTCTTGTTTACTCATCTGCTGTCAGCATTGATAACCCTGAGGTTGCTTCAGCCATTGAAAGAAAAATCCCCATCATCAAGCGCTCTGAAATGCTTGCTGAATGCATGAGAATGCAGTACGGCATCGGAATAGCCGGCACCCACGGTAAAACCACCACGACCTCAATGGTTGGACTGGTTTTAACCGAAGGAGGAATTGATCCTACTATTATCGTAGGCGGCAAATTAAGCAGCCTTGGCGGAACAAACGCCAGGCTCGGTAAAGGTGAATACATCGTTGTTGAGGCTGATGAGTTCGACAGGACATTCCTTAAGCTGACTCCGACCATTGCAGCCCTTACAACGCTCGAAAAAGAACACCTGGATACGTATAAGGACCTCGACGACATTAAGAGTGCATTTGTTGAGTTCGCAAACAAGGTCCCGTTCTACGGATTTGTTGTCCTTTGCATGGACGAACCCGCACTGCAGGACATTCTGCCTATGATAAACAAGAAGGTCTTTACGTACGGCCTTACTTCGCAGGCAGACATACGTGCAATCGATATTAAGCACAATGAATACTCCAGCACATATAATGTAAAGTATAAGGGTAAAATGCTGGGCGAAATCAGGCTCAATATCCCCGGCGTTCACAACATCAAGAACTCGCTGGTTGCAGTTACAATTGCTACTGAACTCGGAATTGATTTTAAGACTATACAGAAGTCACTCGAATCCTTTAGCGGCGTCTACAGAAGATTTGAAACAAAATATAACGAGGACCTCCTTGTTATCGACGACTATGCACACCACCCGACAGAAGTAAATGCTACTTTGTCTGGCGTGCGCTCTGGCTGGGACAGAAGGCTTGTTGCAGTATTTCAGCCGCACCTTTTTACCAGAACAAGGGACTTTGCCTCTGAATTCGGAAGATCGTTCTTAAACTCGGATATTTTCATATGCACGGACGTATATCCTGCAAGAGAAAAACCGATTGAAGGCATTACGGGTGAAATAATTGCACAGGCGGCAAAGAAGTTCGGGCACAAGAACGTTCTCTACGTCCAGGATAAGGAGAAGATACCAGAAGTCCTCATGAACCTTAAGAAAGACGGCGACATAATTGTCACAATGGGCGCCGGCGACATCTGGAAATATGGCGAGAAGTTCATTCAATTGCTGAACGGTAACAAAAGCCCTGAGAGTAATGAAAGCAAAAAGTAA
- a CDS encoding phospho-N-acetylmuramoyl-pentapeptide-transferase: MFYYLLEYINKVFNPPGFDLFRYLTFRAALSAISSLFLSLYLGPKLINYLRKKQIGEAKKIDGPKSHWSKAGTPTMGGIIIIFSIIVPVLLWSDIKSMYIILVMAGTIWLSGVGFLDDYLKVMKKFPNGLIARYKLLGQVLIGLVVGVAVYFLPEFRDVNSITTLPFFKDTNFDFSYFYIPVVVFIIAATSNAVNLTDGLDGLAIGNIMIVMIALAILSYVSGNIIYADYLNILYLPGSGELIVFVAAVLGASLGFLWFNFYPAQIFMGDTGSLALGGAFGIIMILIKKELLIPILGGVFFLETVSVIIQRVYFKYTKKRYGEGRRIFKMAPVHHHFEMEGWPEPKIVVRFYILTIILTIFSLTTFKIR, encoded by the coding sequence ATGTTTTATTATCTGCTGGAATATATTAATAAAGTATTTAATCCCCCGGGATTTGACCTTTTCAGGTATTTAACCTTCAGGGCTGCACTTTCAGCCATCTCATCGCTGTTTCTGTCGCTATATCTGGGACCGAAGCTCATTAACTATCTGAGAAAAAAACAGATCGGAGAGGCTAAAAAAATTGACGGCCCGAAGAGCCACTGGTCAAAGGCCGGAACGCCGACAATGGGCGGAATTATTATTATATTTTCCATAATTGTCCCCGTGCTGCTTTGGAGCGATATAAAAAGCATGTATATTATCCTGGTCATGGCCGGAACCATATGGCTTAGCGGCGTAGGATTCCTGGATGACTACCTGAAGGTTATGAAAAAATTCCCGAACGGTCTTATTGCAAGATATAAGCTTCTGGGACAGGTGCTTATCGGACTCGTTGTTGGTGTGGCAGTGTATTTCCTGCCCGAATTCAGGGATGTTAACTCTATAACAACCCTGCCCTTTTTTAAGGACACAAACTTTGATTTTTCGTATTTCTATATACCTGTTGTAGTTTTTATCATCGCTGCTACTTCCAATGCCGTCAACCTCACCGATGGTCTTGACGGCCTTGCTATAGGCAACATAATGATCGTAATGATTGCTCTTGCAATTTTAAGCTACGTTTCAGGAAATATAATTTACGCAGACTACCTGAACATACTTTATCTGCCGGGCTCCGGTGAACTGATTGTCTTTGTAGCTGCAGTGCTCGGCGCCTCACTCGGGTTTCTGTGGTTTAACTTTTATCCGGCTCAGATCTTTATGGGCGATACCGGCTCACTTGCCTTAGGAGGCGCCTTCGGCATCATAATGATACTGATAAAAAAAGAGCTCCTGATTCCTATTCTTGGCGGAGTGTTCTTTCTTGAAACGGTTTCAGTTATTATTCAGAGAGTCTACTTCAAGTATACAAAGAAGCGCTACGGCGAGGGAAGAAGAATTTTCAAGATGGCTCCCGTCCATCACCATTTTGAGATGGAAGGATGGCCGGAACCCAAAATTGTGGTAAGATTCTATATTCTGACAATTATTTTAACAATTTTCAGTTTAACAACTTTCAAGATAAGATGA
- a CDS encoding FtsQ-type POTRA domain-containing protein, producing the protein MKAKSKLTGMLVFAALILGTVYLSVTSEKEIKNNVEKIEIIGNRFLSKQEYFNFARLNKISDYKFLSLPIIKSRLQKHPYVSNAEVKFKDANTVVVSLTERKFEAILLSDTGQFLLTNDFILIPVFPYTKNIDLPVIENALPDGKLRPLTELKNNDTRAAFRIIEAARLLQGDLYQNISEVDLRKGKEIVLRMRGRDFQVILGRGNEASKMVYFSKIWNKLNRVDQPVDSFINYVDLRFDKLIYLGTTNLDTEVKGDKG; encoded by the coding sequence ATGAAAGCAAAAAGTAAGCTTACAGGTATGCTCGTTTTTGCTGCATTAATCCTTGGGACGGTCTATTTATCGGTTACTTCTGAAAAAGAAATAAAAAATAATGTAGAAAAGATAGAAATTATTGGAAATCGCTTTTTATCTAAGCAAGAATATTTTAATTTTGCAAGGTTAAATAAAATTTCTGATTACAAATTCTTATCTTTACCAATTATAAAATCAAGATTACAGAAGCATCCCTATGTTTCTAATGCGGAAGTGAAATTTAAGGATGCTAATACAGTAGTTGTCAGTCTGACGGAAAGAAAATTTGAGGCTATTTTACTGAGCGACACCGGACAGTTTCTTTTGACAAACGATTTTATTTTGATACCAGTTTTCCCTTATACAAAGAATATAGATCTTCCGGTTATCGAAAATGCTCTCCCGGATGGAAAGCTGAGGCCACTTACAGAACTGAAAAATAACGATACCAGGGCAGCCTTCAGAATTATTGAGGCTGCAAGACTGCTTCAGGGCGACCTTTATCAGAATATCTCTGAGGTAGACTTAAGAAAGGGCAAAGAGATTGTCCTCAGGATGAGGGGACGCGATTTTCAGGTGATTCTAGGACGCGGAAACGAAGCTTCCAAGATGGTTTACTTTAGCAAAATATGGAACAAACTCAATAGAGTTGATCAACCGGTTGATAGCTTTATCAACTATGTGGATTTAAGGTTTGATAAATTAATTTATTTAGGTACGACAAACTTAGATACCGAAGTAAAAGGTGACAAAGGATGA
- a CDS encoding UDP-N-acetylmuramoyl-L-alanyl-D-glutamate--2,6-diaminopimelate ligase has translation MELTKLVNSIRVIQLAGEVERKDIEAISYDSRTVKKNTLFVAITGFNTDGHKFILDAINKGATAVVLENDSLIPNDVFIHRNVTKILVKNSRAALAEISNAFFKEPTKKLQLIGITGTKGKTTTSFFLKNIFETAGHKTGLIGTIANYVADRRIYTKMTTPESSDLNQLFAEMAGEGCTHAVMEVSSHSLVLNRVKNLSFKGAVFTNITSDHLDFHNTFEEYLKAKKVLFDELTEDAFVVYNTDDPSSESIISETNAKAYSYGTKEGAAFQVKDVSYDLNGTSFKIRYNNKDFDIRTRLVGEFNAFNAAAAFAVSTLMGISTDISIKGIDTTPQVAGRFETVSYKDKKVIVDYSHTADSLEKALLAIHNITKGMVPVYTVFGCGGNRDRTKRPVMGRIASELSNMAIVTSDNPRHEDPMDIISEITKGIEKNNYKIIENREEAIKTAIKESEENAVILVAGKGHETYQEIKGVRSHFSDIEIAEKYLRNE, from the coding sequence TGTCGCAATTACAGGATTTAATACAGACGGCCATAAATTCATTCTTGATGCTATAAATAAAGGTGCTACTGCGGTGGTGCTGGAGAATGACAGCCTCATTCCAAACGACGTCTTTATTCACCGCAACGTTACAAAGATACTTGTAAAAAACAGCAGGGCTGCCCTGGCTGAGATTTCTAACGCTTTCTTTAAGGAACCCACAAAGAAACTTCAGCTCATCGGCATTACCGGAACCAAAGGCAAGACAACAACTTCATTTTTCCTCAAGAATATTTTTGAGACCGCCGGCCATAAGACCGGACTTATCGGTACTATCGCCAATTATGTTGCAGACAGGAGAATCTATACAAAAATGACGACTCCTGAGTCATCCGACTTAAACCAGCTCTTTGCCGAAATGGCCGGCGAGGGATGCACTCATGCAGTCATGGAAGTATCATCTCACTCTTTGGTCCTAAACAGGGTAAAAAACCTGAGCTTCAAAGGTGCGGTTTTTACAAATATTACTTCCGATCATCTGGATTTTCACAATACATTTGAAGAATACCTGAAGGCTAAGAAGGTACTCTTCGATGAGCTTACAGAGGATGCCTTTGTTGTTTATAACACTGACGACCCAAGTTCAGAAAGTATTATCTCGGAAACAAATGCAAAAGCTTATTCATACGGCACTAAAGAAGGCGCGGCCTTCCAGGTTAAAGACGTAAGCTACGACCTTAACGGCACTTCCTTTAAGATCCGTTACAACAATAAGGATTTTGACATCAGAACCCGCCTTGTAGGCGAGTTTAACGCATTTAATGCTGCGGCTGCCTTTGCAGTCTCAACCCTTATGGGAATCAGTACTGATATCAGCATAAAAGGAATCGACACCACGCCGCAGGTGGCCGGAAGATTTGAAACTGTAAGCTATAAGGATAAAAAAGTAATTGTTGACTACAGCCACACGGCTGACAGTCTGGAAAAAGCGCTCCTTGCAATCCATAACATTACTAAGGGAATGGTCCCTGTTTATACCGTTTTCGGATGCGGCGGTAACCGCGACCGTACAAAACGCCCAGTCATGGGAAGGATTGCCAGTGAGCTGAGTAATATGGCTATCGTTACCTCCGATAACCCGAGACATGAAGACCCGATGGATATTATCTCTGAAATAACCAAAGGGATCGAAAAAAATAATTATAAGATAATTGAAAACAGGGAAGAGGCCATTAAAACGGCAATAAAAGAATCCGAAGAAAATGCGGTTATACTTGTTGCCGGCAAGGGGCACGAAACCTATCAGGAAATTAAAGGCGTAAGAAGCCATTTTTCAGATATAGAAATTGCTGAGAAGTATTTAAGAAATGAGTAA
- the murF gene encoding UDP-N-acetylmuramoyl-tripeptide--D-alanyl-D-alanine ligase, giving the protein MSKPKITLEDLFNLTGSVIYNPDSFSSSALVSTDTRTIKKGSIFVAIKGGKMDGHKFVEDAVKKGASAVVINKNKLKNFDNIDVTLVTVKDTTIAYGELGKIWRDKLKAKVVGITGSNGKTTTKEILSQLLEEKSTVAKTLSNNNNHLGVPLTILSAKGDKDVLVLELGTNHFGEIAYTAQIARPDYALITNIGESHLEFLHDLEGVAEEKLSLFKALSGTDAKLFLNTDDKILKKKLKEYKNAVTFGFEGNPQVKGTVKGINKEGKTTLGINFKGKEFEVGLPVHGLSNAKNFLAAAAVALEMGLKPAQIKSGAKKLKAVDKRLNVKTHDGLIIVDDTYNANPLSMKSAFEFINGFEDRKKVVVLGDMFELGSGALQAHKDLAKAVRKNKINEVYTIGEFMMSLSAELKNGKIVKEHFKDRSSLGKFLENNDFGKAVILVKGSRGMKMEEFVKILEGRK; this is encoded by the coding sequence ATGAGTAAGCCAAAGATTACATTAGAGGATCTGTTTAATTTGACGGGATCGGTTATTTATAACCCCGATTCATTTTCATCTTCTGCACTTGTCTCAACAGATACAAGAACCATTAAGAAAGGTTCCATATTTGTTGCCATAAAGGGCGGGAAAATGGACGGGCATAAATTTGTTGAAGATGCTGTAAAAAAAGGAGCCTCGGCAGTCGTTATCAATAAAAACAAGCTGAAAAATTTTGATAACATAGATGTCACTTTAGTAACCGTTAAGGATACAACAATAGCTTATGGCGAGCTGGGAAAGATCTGGCGCGATAAGCTGAAAGCTAAGGTGGTTGGAATTACGGGCAGCAACGGCAAAACCACAACCAAGGAGATTCTCTCGCAGCTGCTGGAAGAAAAATCCACCGTTGCCAAAACGCTTTCAAATAACAACAACCATCTGGGCGTTCCACTTACAATCCTTTCTGCAAAAGGGGATAAGGACGTCCTGGTGCTTGAACTGGGGACCAATCACTTCGGTGAAATAGCCTATACGGCACAGATTGCAAGGCCTGACTACGCACTGATTACTAATATCGGGGAGTCACATCTTGAATTTCTGCACGACTTAGAAGGCGTGGCAGAGGAAAAGCTTTCTTTGTTTAAGGCCTTAAGCGGTACCGATGCAAAATTGTTCCTTAATACTGACGACAAAATATTAAAGAAGAAGCTTAAAGAGTATAAAAACGCCGTTACATTCGGCTTTGAAGGAAATCCCCAGGTCAAGGGTACCGTAAAAGGGATCAATAAAGAAGGCAAGACTACTCTCGGCATCAACTTTAAGGGCAAGGAATTTGAAGTCGGGCTTCCGGTTCATGGCCTGAGCAATGCAAAGAATTTCCTTGCGGCCGCAGCCGTAGCACTTGAGATGGGGCTGAAGCCTGCACAGATAAAAAGCGGTGCCAAAAAGCTTAAGGCCGTAGACAAGCGCCTTAATGTAAAAACTCATGACGGACTTATCATCGTAGACGACACTTATAACGCAAATCCGCTTTCAATGAAATCGGCATTTGAATTTATTAACGGTTTTGAGGACAGAAAAAAAGTTGTTGTCCTGGGAGATATGTTTGAACTTGGCAGCGGGGCACTTCAGGCTCATAAGGATTTAGCCAAAGCCGTCAGGAAAAACAAAATCAACGAAGTTTACACGATCGGTGAATTCATGATGAGCCTTTCGGCTGAACTCAAAAACGGAAAAATCGTAAAAGAGCACTTTAAGGACAGAAGTTCACTCGGAAAATTCCTTGAAAATAATGATTTCGGGAAAGCGGTAATTCTTGTTAAAGGTTCACGCGGAATGAAGATGGAAGAGTTTGTAAAAATTTTGGAAGGAAGAAAGTAA